In Tenebrio molitor chromosome 8, icTenMoli1.1, whole genome shotgun sequence, a genomic segment contains:
- the LOC138136398 gene encoding uncharacterized protein, with protein MTRPLSATVNDHDLDMLMSIIEEDLGCGESINNAAEAVVLTRSQSPREIAPPAQQQQQQQQQTGAGAVLIGRRQTDVSETFQFFTKGVEREVYKKRFALTTRWMEFTFKPIAGAEHSNG; from the exons ATGACGAGGCCCCTTTCAGCGACGGTCAACGATCATGACCTAGACATGCTCATGAGTATCATAGAAGaag acTTGGGCTGTGGAGAGAGCATCAATAATGCCGCTGAAGCTGTGGTGTTAACCCGATCACAATCAC ctAGAGAAATCGCCCCACCGgcgcaacaacaacaacaacaacaacaacaaacagGTGCCGGTGCTGTACTGATCGGACGGCGGCAGACTGATGTTTCcgaaacatttcaatttttcacaAAGGGCGTTGAACGTGAAGTGTATAAAAAGAGATTCGCTCTAACTACCAGATGGATGGAATTCACCTTCAAACCAATCGCTGGGGCCGAGCACTCCAATGGTTAA
- the LOC138137074 gene encoding uncharacterized protein, whose protein sequence is MWECDFRKAIERDDELARFVKNERVTAQLHLKARDSFFGGRTNASKLYYKCEPGEQIKYYDVCSLYPFVNKYGKYPVGHPRIHVGPEACARLDIPRLEGLVKCTVLTPQDLYHPVLPYKCDGRLTFPLCRTCVEESCQTECEHEPEDRQLTGTYVADELRKAVEKHYRIIVIHEVWEYEVVQYDPTTKTGGLFSGYINNFLKIKQECSGWPSWCVTQDDRTRYIQNYCDREGVNLDPTKIAKNPGVRFVSKIMLNSFWGKFGQKENSAQTQIISQPSDLFKLVMNPAVVVGNVTILNDERVLVSWERIEEDISPLKTVNVVVAAYTTAMARLELYKYLEQLGERVLYYDTDSVIFVSRENDWEPPIGDFLGDLTDEMADYGPESHITELVSAGPKNYAYKFWCGNDGKFDTVCKVNGVTLHYENSGRVNFETIKSIVLEDPHRHVDLIDNRIVRNPRYDVLTKHGEKRYRLQYTKRRRLAECYDTVPYGFKVQR, encoded by the coding sequence ATGTGGGAGTGCGACTTTCGAAAAGCTATCGAAAGAGATGACGAACTAGCCAGATTTGTTAAAAACGAGCGTGTCACAGCGCAGCTCCACCTCAAGGCACGCGATAGCTTCTTCGGCGGCCGCACTAACGCGTCGAAACTTTACTACAAGTGCGAACCCGGCGAGCAGATTAAGTACTACGACGTGTGCTCGCTGTACCCGTTCGTCAACAAGTACGGCAAGTACCCTGTAGGCCATCCGAGAATTCACGTAGGACCCGAAGCTTGCGCGCGTTTGGATATCCCGAGGCTCGAGGGGTTAGTAAAATGTACGGTGTTAACCCCTCAAGATCTTTATCATCCAGTCCTGCCCTACAAGTGTGACGGTCGGTTGACGTTTCCGTTGTGTCGTACGTGCGTTGAAGAGTCCTGTCAAACTGAGTGCGAACACGAGCCCGAGGACCGTCAGCTCACTGGTACATACGTCGCTGACGAGCTTCGCAAAGCCGTGgaaaaacattatagaattaTTGTTATACACGAGGTGTGGGAGTACGAGGTCGTTCAGTACGACCCGACCACAAAGACCGGGGGGCTATTTTCGGGgtacataaataatttcttaaaaatcaAGCAGGAATGTAGCGGTTGGCCATCGTGGTGCGTCACGCAAGACGATCGGACCCGCTACATTCAAAACTATTGCGATCGCGAGGGCGTCAATCTCGATCCAACGAAAATTGCGAAGAACCCGGGTGTGCGCTTCGTTTCGAAGATAATGTTAAATTCATTCTGGGGGAAATTCGGCCAGAAAGAGAACTCGGCGCAGACTCAGATCATCAGTCAACCctctgatttatttaaattagtgATGAATCCGGCCGTTGTGGTGGGCAACGTCACTATTTTAAATGATGAGAGGGTATTGGTTAGTTGGGAACGCATTGAAGAGGACATATCACCGTTAAAAACGGTCAACGTCGTTGTTGCAGCGTACACCACGGCAATGGCGCGTTTAGAATTGTACAAATATTTGGAGCAGTTGGGGGAGAGGGTGTTATACTACGATACAGacagtgtcatttttgtttCGCGTGAAAATGATTGGGAGCCCCCGATCGGTGATTTCCTCGGTGATTTAACCGACGAAATGGCCGATTACGGGCCCGAAAGTCACATAACAGAACTCGTTAGTGCTGGCCCCAAAAACTACGCTTATAAATTTTGGTGTGGTAACGATggcaaatttgacactgtttGCAAAGTCAACGGTGTAACGCTGCATTACGAGAACTCGGGTAGggtcaattttgaaacaattaaaTCGATCGTGTTGGAAGACCCCCATCGGCATGTTGACCTAATCGACAATCGAATTGTGCGAAACCCCCGTTACGACGTACTGACCAAACACGGGGAAAAAAGGTACCGTCTACAGTACACTAAGCGCCGCCGTCTCGCTGAATGTTATGACACCGTCCCCTATGGTTTTAAAGTGCAGCggtaa
- the LOC138137340 gene encoding uncharacterized protein, whose product MIVNLFDVITAENWVTRKNCRSSDIRKHSDSQTVSAPRPGTSNVNQVVCTFCAKTGHTSDRCFTKAAIEQRRRVNFCTTGKSAVPTSVSVDGHGLHGLIDTGSDVSLISERFRILFKDKVSHRPLVIKGITAEALEVSEQFRAKVEITGESTELVFIIVPDGMLDFDVLIGCNLFHDSELFTVTDHSGTHVLRKQVPAVRRAFEGRTSQIQVYDVPSVYADDVIALLNAYSELITSGYNVPAIKTANLTIRLIDNHIVNRPAPRLALTERIAVREIVTSLLEHEIIRESESPYASPILLVKKKKMGITGCGWITAN is encoded by the coding sequence ATGATCGTAAATCTGTTCGATGTCATAACTGCGGAAAACTGGGTCACACGCAAAAATTGCCGATCTTCAGACATTAGGAAACACAGCGATTCGCAAACTGTTTCTGCGCCACGTCCGGGAACCAGCAATGTTAATCAAGTTGTTTGTACTTTCTGTGCCAAAACAGGCCATACTAGTGACAGGTGTTTCACTAAAGCTGCAATAGAGCAACGGCGTAGGGTTAATTTCTGTACGACCGGGAAATCGGCTGTTCCCACGTCGGTAAGCGTGGATGGACATGGTTTGCACGGGTTGATCGACACCGGCTCTGATGTATCGCTTATTTCCGAGAGGTTCCGGATCCTGTTCAAAGACAAAGTTTCTCATCGCCCGTTAGTTATAAAAGGCATAACGGCGGAGGCTCTCGAGGTGAGCGAACAGTTTAGGGCCAAGGTGGAAATTACAGGCGAGAGTACCGAATTGGTTTTTATAATCGTTCCGGACGGCATGTTGGATTTCGATGTTCTTATCGGTTGCAACTTATTCCACGACTCTGAATTGTTTACTGTAACCGATCACTCTGGAACGCATGTTTTACGTAAGCAGGTTCCAGCCGTACGACGCGCCTTCGAAGGTCGGACGTCTCAGATTCAAGTTTACGACGTGCCTTCTGTGTATGCTGATGATGTCATAGCCCTATTGAACGCGTATTCCGAACTCATAACTTCAGGGTATAATGTTCCAGCTATAAAAACGGCTAATTTAACAATAAGATTAATTGATAACCACATAGTCAATCGACCGGCGCCTCGTCTTGCTTTGACGGAACGAATTGCTGTTAGGGAAATAGTCACAAGTTTGCTGGAACATGAGATCATTCGCGAAAGCGAGTCCCCCTACGCTAGTCCGATCCTGctggtgaaaaaaaaaaagatgggAATTACAGGATGTGGGTGGATTACCGCGAATTAA
- the LOC138136397 gene encoding uncharacterized protein encodes MPPKNTPGFGIEYEVLVPAYFALKLNTEDIQDFQIQSNVENMGNLDDVVIDVITNETQVSFGMQLKHKDDRNKRLLPANLEAEKGDFSLKKYCEAFKGLSDVNKQRQFILYTNAKFDPERTAEVTNFTMIKDDCCDGNMFFNTSSGEGNVYRFEVNDKTPEDGKITKSDYKIFFSRFRLFVCQKNFEDIEQDMAEILQIDTIHVVPKYLELFRKWHQDRFTNKKIDKATVNVHFIDIFLSPFITTDHYFPFGQNEKLKLFEKVIKEFDVTLVNDSFEHFKENLTDEFNLEEGIEGKLESYKELYNIGPDASNDESIMRLAKEMKIIDKYVPVLENEVKLKVLRYAFERPIVVKFNETSEELIYKIMELHQLGSKIKFILVGQGIQSDRLSRFRIFENVNDLRSNDQLYSEVTRTCRLSLQGRKETTLQVLIDSCKEICEHVGPNEVLQMLKGNFLIGQATKSRLPSFYINREVSFKVEKIDTFLDGTFFKKHLAVVKFDTKVINIQHEIRKRNINVVDVHEYLKSTQISNESKIISTNEECSEQLLQDVLEKSDKKSVVYLRISEDNGFLIISIQENQIHRLTAPVNILCADPGMGKTTLLKK; translated from the exons atGCCACCTAAG AACACACCTGGATTCGGAATCGAGTACGAAGTACTGGTTCCGGCATACTTCGCATTGAAACTCAACACAGAAGATATTCAAGATTTCCAGATTCAAAGTAACGTCGAAAATATGGGAAACTTGGACGACGTCGTAATTGACGTTATAACGAACGAGACGCAAGTTTCTTTTGGGATGCAACTGAAACATAAGGACGACAGAAACAAGCGTTTGTTACCGGCAAATTTGGAAGCAGAGAAGGGCGATTTCAGTTTGAAGAAATATTGTGAAGCATTTAAAGGTTTGAGCGATGTGAACAAACAACGTCAGTTTATTCTTTACACGAACGCCAAATTCGATCCTGAACGGACAGCAGAAGTGACAAATTTCACGATGATCAAAGACGACTGTTGTGAtggaaatatgttttttaatacGAGTTCCGGTGAAGGAAACGTGTACAGATTCGAAGTCAACGATAAAACTCCTGAAGATGGAAAAATAACGAAATCAgactacaaaatatttttttcacgatttcgactttttgtttgtcaaaaaaattttgaagataTTGAACAAGACATGGCGGAAATTTTGCAAATCGATACTATACACGTAGTTCCGAAATATTTGgaattgtttagaaaatggcatcaagacagatttacgaataaaaaaattgacaaagcGACGGTGAATGTTCATTTTATCGACATTTTTCTGTCACCATTTATAACAACAGATCATTATTTCCCCTTTGGTCAAAAtgagaaattaaaattgtttgaaaaagttattaaaGAATTCGACGTAACTTTGGTAAATGATTCTTTCGAACACTTTAAGGAAAATTTAACAGATGAGTTTAATCTGGAAGAAGGAATTGAGGGAAAGTTGGAAAGTTATAAAGAACTATACAACATTGGACCCGATGCATCAAATGATGAAAGCATAATGCGTCTAGcgaaagaaatgaaaataattgacaaatatgtaCCAGTATTAGAAAATGAAGTCAAATTGAAGGTATTGCGGTATGCCTTCGAAAGACCAATCGTCGTCAAATTCAATGAAACTTCGGAAGAgttgatttacaaaataatggaACTACATCAACTGggaagtaaaataaaatttatcttgGTGGGTCAAGGAATTCAATCGGATAGACTGTCAAGATTtcgaattttcgaaaatgtgaACGACTTACGGAGTAACGATCAATTATACAGCGAGGTCACTCGGACATGTCGCTTATCTCTGCAGGGCAGGAAAGAGACGACACTACAAGTACTAATCGATTCCTGTAAAGAAATTTGTGAACACGTCGGACCAAATGAAGTACTTCAAATGTTAAAGGGAAACTTTTTAATCGGACAAGCAACAAAGAGTCGTCTTCCATCATTTTATATAAACAGAGAAGTTTCTTTCAAAGTTGAAAAAATCGATACATTTTTGGATGGTACATTTTTTAAGAAACACTTAGCCGTTGTTAAATTCGACACAAAAGTGATAAATATACAACATGAAATTCGTAAGCGCAACATAAATGTCGTCGATGTTCACGAGTATTTGAAGTCTacacaaatttcaaatgaatcAAAGATTATATCTACGAATGAAGAATGTTCGGAGCAATTACTACAAGATGTTTTAGAAAAAAGCGATAAAAAATCTGTAGtgtatttaagaatttccgaaGACAATGGTTTTCTAATTATATCTATACAAGAGAACCAAATTCATCGTTTAACCGCACCAGTGAATATTTTATGCGCCGATCCCGGTATGGGCAAGACGACGTTGTTGAAGAAATAG